Proteins encoded by one window of Hippoglossus hippoglossus isolate fHipHip1 chromosome 15, fHipHip1.pri, whole genome shotgun sequence:
- the LOC117775590 gene encoding coiled-coil domain-containing protein 42-like, with amino-acid sequence MNISSRNNIWKHERMSPLEEPVDKPSTDKIMLTTAHLCKFRGDRPRPESPRTWWQSAMFEPLMKARCKLDDAKDNLLKTRQKDLQRKETIRERRLMLKHLQKRIDELQKENHKTKELNSSYNLFLKEEEVQLTFDEAEREGEEALQKEELLEKLKEETAELMETKDNLDHQLQMYTVYGKIMEKIQKMTKFKDAELLADNFQSQLLMREQLYQRECEAEEQVDQQEIAVAALKNQSDLMHLQRRNRLIELQTKMKNLLAEVEVWETKWSDIQKASANKTLRLAQAKMVILDLYEKTGGKLKAGGVGVNDTDKQLDKIQMYILEQDEVMERIHGDQSIT; translated from the coding sequence ATGAAcataagcagcagaaacaacatCTGGAAACACGAGAGGATGTCTCCGCTAGAAGAACCAGTTGACAAACCCAGCACAGACAAGATAATGCTCACAACGGCCCACCTTTGCAAATTTCGAGGGGACAGGCCCAGACCTGAGTCGCCTCGTACATGGTGGCAGTCTGCGATGTTCGAACCGCTGATGAAAGCAAGATGTAAATTGGATGATGCAAAGGATAATCTACTGAAGACTAGACAGAAGGATCTGCAGCGGAAAGAAACGATACGTGAGCGTAGACTGATGTTGAAGCATTTGCAAAAGCGCATAGATGAGCTGCAAAAGGAGAACCACAAAACCAAGGAGTTGAACTCAAGCTATAATCTGTTTCTCAAGGAGGAAGAGGTACAGCTAACTTTTgatgaagcagagagggagggggaggaggctcTTCAGAAGGAGGAGCTGTTGGAGAAGTTAAAGGAGGAGACGGCTGAACTGATGGAGACGAAAGACAACCTGGACCATCAGCTGCAGATGTACACCGTGTACGGGAAGATCATGGAGAAGATACAGAAAATGACTAAGTTCAAGGATGCAGAGTTACTTGCGGACAATTTCCAAAGTCAGCTCCTCATGAGGGAGCAGCTCTATCAGAGGGAGTGTGAGGCCGAGGAGCAGGTTGACCAGCAGGAAATAGCAGTGGCAGCACTCAAGAATCAGAGCGACTTGATGCACCTGCAGAGGAGGAATCGACTGATTGAGCTCCAGACCAAGATGAAGAACTTGCTCGCTGAAGTTGAGGTCTGGGAAACGAAGTGGAGCGACATTCAAAAGGCTTCTGCGAATAAAACACTCAGACTGGCCCAGGCTAAGATGGTGATTCTCGACCTTTATGAAAAGACAGGGGGCAAATTAAAGGCAGGAGGTGTCGGTGTGaatgacacagacaaacagctggacAAGATCCAGATGTACATCCTGGAACAAGATGAGGTAATGGAACGAATTCATGGAGATCAGTCCATTACCTAA